A window of Rhodothermales bacterium contains these coding sequences:
- a CDS encoding SMC family ATPase yields the protein MRLGPIEKTLNNRFAQVERVGDDERVFRCERRYEDHPIAVYYFDTTDNVSSPDFDLAYYQEHLLADDFYRHNGPLQWSYYLVFVLPNGSIDEAIDRDRLSELQRDEEYARKYVVPASELEAFVDSAVGKDAQSSVALANVVDTWKSILDANELGAFYGSESRSSVMAQLKLGTLKSSLSPKAPATPVPPLAFPALVKLSIENYRQNPSPREYALRNVNLLSGPNGSGKTSFLEAIELCLCGKTLRNQKEEGAKLKVELTDGRVERYQEQEKKYRERDQRLYGRVYRRGNDMPDSFARYNFFSSDAAYRLAYEDNPERITSAFTELILGEEATRVSARLDGFQADLEKAKKQLANGVENSRTSIAALKVEIEGIRQSLDESTSEQATVASLFQELPLTQRHRDGNEEPLLSTLSNALSRLSATMDEVDWIRPLSAGALRAERTRLIELQGSVAHVREESERSGEALRGLSTRLSQIARDRALLGKASLLLAIPAIEVTPQVNQRVRSLRQVVRNVTGIEPLRRRLSGVSGDEVSFSREFLDEGLEALAEQVADAQETLDAARSDLDRATDLRTSIRELASELLDLLPEEGTCPVCGEKHGASDLRNRLGRLEVVDDAERRLSSATRELSQIQRQVRALRKQRKLRSDFDELLGLFEARSGASTAEEADEFLRQLAEKCAGAEAELSRLDALVASLEEQGLTVEETIDFSRDLEERVGVGLFNGIENDVSGRLATLDEERTMLSQQRQAMEREHEASNTRLESLLRSAFPGLREPEHILPLIPERLSAVDRALDRHEVISESLSLLEDADFGDLRSKLDSAARRLRAAVSFRQQLAEASEMLRSSNEALQAEEDKLASMLGPLERVGKADSVLVELRNEEGIQRTLDAFLHDYKQAILAIFQTIHTPAEFGNLMLGHDGNDAVVLVRRDGRHAQLTEISTGQRAALALSIFLALNRSVKDRLNLILIDDPVANVDDLNSLAFLDFLRNVAVSGTQVLFATADAKLAKLFEMKFAPLGQDMFQVVPFAPKPVAPTKGA from the coding sequence ATGAGACTAGGCCCGATTGAGAAGACTCTGAACAATCGGTTCGCTCAGGTTGAGCGCGTTGGAGACGACGAACGCGTATTCCGTTGTGAGCGTCGGTACGAAGATCACCCGATTGCCGTCTACTACTTTGACACCACGGACAACGTTAGCTCCCCCGACTTCGACCTAGCGTACTACCAGGAACACCTTCTCGCAGACGATTTCTACCGGCACAACGGCCCCCTCCAATGGAGCTACTATCTGGTATTCGTTCTGCCCAACGGATCGATCGATGAAGCAATTGATCGCGACCGACTCAGCGAGCTTCAGCGAGACGAGGAGTACGCGCGCAAATACGTCGTACCCGCCTCTGAACTTGAGGCGTTCGTAGACTCCGCGGTCGGCAAAGACGCACAGAGTTCGGTCGCCTTGGCGAACGTAGTGGACACTTGGAAGTCCATCCTAGACGCAAACGAGTTGGGCGCTTTCTACGGGTCGGAGAGTCGCTCGAGCGTCATGGCGCAACTCAAGCTCGGAACATTGAAGAGCTCGTTGTCGCCCAAGGCACCAGCCACACCTGTGCCCCCTCTCGCGTTTCCTGCCCTGGTCAAACTGTCTATCGAGAACTACCGTCAAAACCCGTCACCCCGGGAGTACGCGCTAAGGAACGTGAACCTACTCTCGGGACCCAATGGCAGCGGCAAGACCTCTTTTCTCGAGGCGATAGAACTCTGCCTCTGTGGCAAGACGCTTCGCAATCAGAAGGAGGAGGGGGCGAAGCTGAAGGTCGAACTGACGGACGGACGAGTAGAGAGATATCAAGAACAAGAGAAGAAGTATCGTGAGCGAGATCAGAGATTGTATGGGCGCGTTTACCGGCGTGGGAACGACATGCCGGACTCTTTCGCGCGGTACAACTTCTTTTCCAGCGACGCCGCCTATCGTCTCGCCTACGAAGACAACCCCGAGCGCATTACTTCCGCGTTCACAGAACTCATCCTTGGGGAGGAGGCAACGCGCGTATCCGCGCGGCTTGATGGCTTCCAAGCCGACCTCGAAAAAGCGAAGAAGCAGCTAGCGAATGGCGTCGAGAATTCCCGCACTTCAATTGCCGCCTTGAAGGTGGAGATTGAGGGTATTCGACAATCACTCGACGAGTCGACCTCCGAGCAAGCCACGGTTGCGTCGCTGTTCCAAGAGCTTCCGCTTACGCAAAGGCACCGAGATGGCAACGAAGAGCCACTCCTTTCGACACTGTCAAACGCGCTCTCGCGACTTTCGGCCACAATGGACGAGGTCGACTGGATTCGCCCATTGTCCGCCGGTGCACTGCGGGCAGAGCGCACGCGACTCATCGAGCTACAAGGATCGGTTGCCCACGTTCGTGAGGAGAGCGAACGGTCTGGCGAAGCTCTACGTGGCCTCAGCACTCGGCTATCTCAAATCGCGCGCGATCGCGCGCTTCTTGGGAAAGCGTCTCTCCTGCTCGCGATTCCTGCGATAGAGGTGACTCCCCAGGTGAACCAGCGAGTCCGGTCGCTCCGCCAGGTTGTGCGTAATGTCACAGGTATCGAGCCCTTGCGACGGCGTCTTTCCGGTGTATCCGGAGACGAGGTATCGTTTTCGCGCGAATTCCTTGATGAGGGATTGGAAGCGTTAGCGGAGCAGGTTGCGGATGCGCAGGAGACGCTCGACGCGGCTCGTTCTGACCTCGACCGGGCTACCGACCTTAGAACATCCATCCGCGAGCTAGCTTCCGAACTGCTCGATCTGCTACCTGAAGAGGGGACTTGCCCAGTGTGCGGAGAGAAGCACGGCGCGAGCGACCTTCGCAACAGGCTTGGGAGACTCGAGGTTGTCGATGATGCGGAGAGACGCCTGAGTTCCGCGACTCGCGAGCTGAGTCAAATTCAGCGACAGGTAAGGGCGCTTCGGAAACAGCGAAAGCTCCGTTCCGACTTCGATGAGCTGCTCGGGTTGTTCGAAGCTCGATCAGGCGCAAGCACTGCGGAAGAGGCAGACGAGTTTCTTCGTCAGCTAGCTGAGAAGTGTGCTGGCGCCGAAGCCGAGCTATCTCGCCTCGACGCTCTCGTGGCCAGTCTAGAGGAGCAGGGTCTCACGGTCGAAGAGACGATCGACTTCTCTCGGGACCTGGAAGAACGAGTAGGAGTTGGTCTATTCAATGGCATAGAGAACGACGTATCCGGCCGACTTGCGACGTTGGACGAGGAACGGACCATGCTCTCGCAACAACGTCAAGCCATGGAGAGGGAGCACGAAGCGTCGAATACCAGACTTGAATCCTTGCTACGGAGCGCCTTTCCAGGCCTGCGGGAGCCAGAGCATATTCTGCCTCTCATTCCTGAACGGCTTTCGGCTGTGGATCGAGCTCTGGATCGCCACGAGGTAATCTCGGAGAGCTTGAGCCTATTGGAAGACGCGGACTTCGGCGACCTGAGGAGCAAGCTCGATTCCGCTGCACGAAGGCTCCGCGCGGCGGTATCGTTTCGGCAGCAACTCGCTGAAGCATCGGAGATGCTTCGAAGCAGCAACGAAGCTCTCCAAGCTGAGGAAGACAAGCTTGCGTCAATGCTCGGACCCCTCGAGCGGGTCGGGAAGGCAGACAGCGTGCTCGTGGAACTCCGGAACGAAGAGGGCATCCAGCGAACCCTTGACGCTTTTCTCCACGACTACAAGCAAGCGATTCTGGCGATCTTCCAAACGATTCACACGCCGGCGGAGTTTGGGAATCTGATGCTCGGGCACGACGGTAACGACGCCGTAGTTCTAGTCAGGCGTGATGGGAGGCACGCCCAACTTACTGAGATAAGCACTGGGCAGCGGGCTGCACTTGCCCTGTCCATATTTCTCGCTCTGAATCGGTCCGTAAAGGATCGTTTGAATCTGATTCTCATCGATGATCCAGTTGCGAACGTCGACGACCTTAACAGCCTGGCGTTCCTGGACTTCTTGCGAAATGTGGCGGTGAGCGGGACTCAAGTCCTCTTCGCCACGGCGGACGCAAAACTGGCGAAGCTGTTCGAGATGAAGTTCGCACCGCTCGGGCAAGACATGTTTCAGGTCGTGCCATTCGCTCCCAAGCCTGTCGCACCGACCAAGGGTGCGTAG